The uncultured Fusobacterium sp. genomic interval TACTTTTAATTAATTTAATAATTAATATTTTCCTACAATTAATAAAAAATTTTTTATTCAATTTTAGATAATTTTAATACAATATTAAAATGTCTTTAAAAAAATATGTTTTGTTTAACAAAATATTTGTTGACATTAAATAGAAATATGCTATAATAAAGTTGTCATAAGACATTTCCTTGAATTACATTTAATTTCTACTAAAAAAGCTCTCACTCTCAAGGGGGCTTTTTTAGTTTTTTGTCAATCTTTTAACTCAGGATAACTTATTTCAAAAATCTCCCTTATCATCTCAGCAACCTTTACTGATGGTCTTACAACCTCTTTTTCGATATGATAAATCTTCTTTTCTTTAATTGCTTTGATAATTCTCCAATTTTCTCTTTGTTCAAGCTCTTTTATTGGATTATCTAGCTGATAAGTACTTGTAAATATAAGATCTGGATTTTTTACAGCTATTGCTTCTAAAATTGGAATAAACCAACCTTTTTGATCTTTGAAAATATTTTCAACTCCTGCTTTCTCTAACATCTCATTCATAAATACCCCCTTTCCAAAAGTATACATATTTGGATATGGTGAGATTTCAAAATAAACTTTTTTCCTCTTTTCAATCTTTTCACTTTTATCAGTAATATTTTTTATATCTTCTTTTATTTTAGCTATAATCTTTTCTCCTTCTGGAACTCTTTCTATTTGCTCTCCTATCACTCTTATTGAAGTGTATATATCCTCAATTGAAGTAATATCAGGAAGATATATAACATCTGTTCCGTTCTTTTCCATCAAAGTTACAAAACTATTTTTCTCTGCCTTATTAAAAGTTGAAAATATTACTAAATCAGCTTTTAACCCTAACATCTCCTCCATACTTATATTATAAAAACTAACTTTTGGAATATTTTCCAACCCCTTTACATCAGAGTTTTTATCCATAGCAATTATATTATCTTTCAATCCTAGCTCATATAATATCTCACTAACTGCTGGACTCCCTGAAGCTATTCTTTTATACTCCTTTCCTAAGCTTAAAATTGAAAGGGTAAAAATAGTTATTATTGCAAATAATTTTCTCATAACCTTACCTCACCTTTAACTAAAAATTTTCTCCTGTTTAATTACTTTCTCCTCTAACTCTTCATCATTATAATAAAGAAACTCATAGACTAGCCATTTTAATGAAAGCTTATTAAGAACCTTCATTATTCTATTATCTTCAAATGGATAGTGGTAATCTATCTGCCCAACATATTCATAGATTTTCTTTTTAGCTTTTTCTCTTTCCTTTTGAGATTTTCTATGTTTCTTTATCATCTTAGAAACATAATCTCCAGAAAGTGACCAACTTAAATGAACTCCATAGATATATTGTTTTAACTCTTCCATCTTATCAATATTTTCAATTATATAATCTATCCCTTCATCAAGATTTTTTAAATTAAAATTTGTATTTAACATATGACTTGTATCAAGAATAAATCCAATATTTTTATACTCAATTTTATTTAATAAAAGTTTCATCTCACTTTTTGAGTTTAACTTTAATCCTGCCCACCATAAATTTTCTAATAAAAGAGTAAATTGAAAATCTTCATTTTTAAATACATCATTTATAAGAGAGACAACCCCTTCTAAAACCTCTTTATCTGTATATGGAAACTGGTATGTAAGACTTCCATCATCATCTACATAACAAGCATGAAATACAACATACTCAACTCCTAACTCTTTTGCACGTTGTAAATCCTTTTTATAGTAGGTTATTACATCTTCTTTAGTATCCCCACCACACCAATAAAATCTATCCATTTTATCTGAAAATTTCTCTTTTATCATATTATATTTTCCTAAATATATATCCAACCACATTGGAAAAAATCTCATATGATATCCTATAATTTTATCTTTTAATTTACTGCTATCTTTTTCTAAATCAAATTTTATTATTTCAAAACCATCAAAGTTATATTTCTTTTGATACTTTTCCATCATTCTCAAATTTTCATCATCATTTGGAAAATCTGAAATATTAAGCAATTTTTTCATACTCTCCCCCTGTAAATAGGCTTTTATTAAAGCTTAACTGTTTTTATAAAAATTGTCAATATTCTTTATAATTTTAAGTATTTTATCTACAAATTACACTATTTTAATATATTTATAGTTGAAATATCAATAGAATTTATGATACCATAAATTGTACTAATTATTTAATCGAGGTGTTTTTTATGCACAAAAAAGTTATGATACAAGGAACAGGTTCTTCTGTTGGAAAAAGCATTATAACAGCAGGACTATGTAGAATTTTTGCCCAAGATGGATATAGAGTTTCTCCATTCAAATCACAAAATATGGCATTAAATTCTTTTGTTGATATTGATGGATTAGAGATGGGAAGAGCCCAAGTTGTTCAAGCTGAAGCTGCTAAAGAGCTCCCAAGAGCATTTATGAATCCTATTCTTTTAAAACCAAATTCAGATAACAACTCTCAAATTATTATTGAGGGAATTCCATCTAAAAATATGAATGCTGCTGATTACTTTTCAAATTCAACTGAATTAAAAGAAATAGCAAAGAGAAACTATAAAGTAATAGAAGATAATTTTGATATAGGGGTTTTAGAAGGAGGAGGAAGTCCAGCCGAGATTAATCTTCGTCAATGGGATCTAGTAAATATGGGAATGGCTGAACTTGTTGATGCTCCTGTTATTTTAGTTGGAAATATTGAAACTGGTGGGGTATTTGCTTCTCTATATGGAAATATCGCCCTTCTTGATGAAGAAGATAGAAAGAGAATTAAAGGAGTAATAATCAATAAATTTAGAGGAGATGTAGAACTTCTAAAACCAGGAATTAAAATGTTTGAAGATAGACTTCAAAATGAAGGATTTAATATTAAGGTATTAGGAGTTGTTCCATATATTAATTTAAATATAGAAGAAGAAGATGTTTTAGCTAAAAAATTAACTACTAATACAAATGAGAAAAAAGATATAAATATAAGTGTTATTAGAACTAATAAAATGTCTAATTATACAGATTTTGATGCTCTAAGCCAATATCCTGATGTCGCTTTAAATTATATCTATGATGTTAAAGAGTTAGGAAATGAAGATATTATTATTCTACCAGGAAGTAAAAATACTATAACTGATTTAGAAATGTTAAAAGAAAATGGAATTTTTGATAAAATTAGAGAACTACATAATAAAGGTACTACAGTTGTAGGTATTTGTGGAGGATTCCAAATGTTAGGAAAGGAAATTTTTGATCCTTATCATATTGAAAGTAATTTAGAAAAAACTGCTGGATTTGAAATTTTAGATACTTTTACAACTATGGAAAAAATAAAATACACACATCAAGTAGAAAAAACTCTATCTAAAATTAAATCACCTTTACTAAAAGGATGTAATGGCTTAATTGTAAAAGGTTATGAAATTCACCAAGGAGTTACTAAAGGAAATGAAGTTAATTTAACTAATGAAAATAACTTAATTTTTATAGCTAAGGACAATGCCTTTGGAACATATATTCATGGAATTTTTGATAACGGAGAATTTACAAGAAAATTTTTAAATAATATAAGAGAGAGAAAAGGACTTGCTCCTATAGATAATAATTTTTCTTTTTCTGAATTTAAAGAAAAAGAATATGATAAACTTGCTAATCATTTAAGAGAAAATCTTAATATAGAGGAAATTTATAAAATTTTAAAATAATTATATTAACTAACTCCTTCCTTTTATATTATTTTTAGTTGACAATAAATGAAAACTAAACTATCCTTTAAGTAGGAATAAATTATAAAGTGAGGCAAATTATGAGAAATAAAGATGATGTTATTATAGTTAGAGGTGGGGGAGATATAGCTAGTGGAGCTATACAAAAATTATATCGTAGTGGTTTTAAAGTTTTAGTGTTAGAAACTGAAACTCCCTCAGCTATTAGAAGAAAAGTTTCATTTTGTGAAGCAGTATATGAAAAAGAGATTGAAATAGAGGGAATAAAAGCTAGGTTAGTTGCCAATGATGAGGATTTTCAAGATTGTTGGGATAATGATATTGTACCTGTAATGATAGATTCAAGAGGTAAAGTGATTGAGAGATTAAAACCTTTGGCAGTAGTAGATGGTATCTTAGCTAAACAAAACTTTGGAACTAAAAGAAGTATGGCACCAATAACTGTTGCTCTAGGTCCTGGATTCTCTGCTCCTGAAGATGTGGATATTGTAATTGAAACAATGAGAGGACACAACCTTGGTAGAATTATTGAAGAGGGAAGAGCTAGTGAAAATACAGGTGTTCCGGGAATTATTGCTGGGGTTGGAATAGAGCGTGTAATTTATAGTGACTATTCTGGAATTATTACAAATATAGAAAAGATTGGAAACGTAGTAGAGAAGGGGGATGTTATAGCAGTAGTTGGTGACAATGAGATCTATACCTCAATCTCTGGGGTGTTACGTGGAATTATTAGAGATGGTTACAAAGTGAAAAAAGGTTTAAAAATAGCTGATATTGATCCTAGAATTAGTGAAAAAGATAACTGTTTCACCATTTCAGATAAAGCAAGAAATATTGGTGGAGCAGTATTGGAAAGTATATTATATTTAAAGAAGAAAAAGGGGTTATAAATATATGGAAGAAAAAATCTTAAAAGAGATATTCGAAAGGGTAAATAGAGGAGAAAAAGCAGGACTTGTAACTGTAACTGAAACAAGTGGCTCAACTCCTCGTAAAGCTGGGACTATTATGGGAATTTTTAAAGACTCAATAATTGGAACTATTGGTGGGGGAAATATTGAGTATAAATTGATAAATCTAACTAGAGAGATGTTAGATACAGATGATATTTGTAAAGAGTTTTCATATAATCTTACAACTGATGATGAGTTAAGAATGAATTGTGGAGGAAATATGAAGGGAGTTGTTAAAATCTTTTCACCAAGTCCAAAACTTTTGATTTGTGGAGCTGGACACATAGGACAAAAGATCTTTAATATCAGTAAAAATCTAAGTTTTAACACAAAGATTATTGATGATAGAGAGGAGTTAAAAAAAGATTGCCCAGAATTAACTTTAGGAGATTTTGAAGATATTTTAAAAAATGAGGTTATCACAGGGGAAACATATATTGTTATCGCTACTAGAGGGCATCTTTTAGATGAAAAAGTATTGAATCTTGTAAAAGATAGAGGGGCAAAATATATAGGTATCATTGGAAGTAGAAGAAAGATAACTGCTTTAAAGGAGAACTTAGGAGAATGTAGTGACAATATCTATGCTCCAATAGGTTTAAAGATATCTGATGGAACACCTGAAGAGATAGCTATTGAAATTCTTGCTGAGATTTTAAAAATAAAAAACAATGGTGAGTTAGTTCATAGAAGTATTATGAATTTATAAGTTTTAGGGGGGCGTATGTTTGAGGAGTTATTAACATTAAAATTTTTAGTTTTAGCAGTTTTATGCTTTTTAGGTTCGTTTATAGATTCTATTGCTGGTGGGGGAGGGTTGATTACTCTACCTGCATATATGGCATCTGGATTACCACCACATTTGGCATTGGGAACTAATAAGATGTCAGGATTGTTCTCAAGTATAGGAAGTAGTATAAACTATGCTCGTTCTGGAAAGGTAAACTGGACACTTATGAAGTATCTTCTTCCTTTCTCTTTTACAGGGGCATTTATAGGGGTAAAAGCTGTTATAAGAACAAGTGCTGAGTATATAAGTTATATTGTTTTTGTTGCTCTTGTGTTGGTATTTTTATACACTCTATTTAATAAGAAGATTGGGCAAGAGAATGAGTTTGAGGGATTGACTAAGAAAAATCTAATTCAAGGGGCTATTATGGCATTGGTAATAGGGTTTTACAACGGGTTCTTAGGACCAGGAACAGGATCTTTTTTAGCTTTCTTCTTGATTAAAATTTTTAAATATGATTTTATCAATGGAAATGGAAATGCTAGAATATTGAATCTGGCTGGGAATATTACAGGATTTTTAGTATTTTTAGCAAATGGAAAGATTCTTTTAAACTATGGTATCCCTATTTCAATAGTTATGTTTTTAGGGGCTCAATGTGGTTCTCACTGTGCTATATTAAAAGGCAATAAATTTATAAAACCTATATTTTTAATTGTAACTGTTCTAACTATCTTAAAAATGTTTTTTCAGTTGTTTTAGTCCTATTGACAAAGGGATTAAAATAGATTAAAATTCTATTGTAGAATTGAATAAAGCTAGGTGGAATGGAGAGGCTTAAAATAATTTTCTTGTAGAGATGCAGGAAGATTATTTTAAGCTTTTTTTTATAACAAATACACGGAGGTAAACTTTATGAAAAAAATGATTAACAATCCTGAAAACATTGTAAATGAAATGGTTAATGGAATGCTAAAAGCTTATCCTAACTCATTAAGACAAGTAGAAGATTTACCAGTTATTGCTAGAAAAGAAAAAAAAGAGGGAAAAGTTGCTCTTATCAGTGGTGGAGGAAGTGGACATGAACCTTCACATGCTGGATTTGTAGGTTGTGGAATGCTTGATGCTGCTGTTGCTGGAGAGGTTTTCACATCACCAAGTGCTGATAAAGTTTATGAAGCTATTAAAGCTGTTGACAGTGGAGCTGGAGTATTACTTATCATTAAAAACTATAGTGGTGATGTAATGAACTTTGAAATGGCTGCTGAAATGGCTGGAATGGAAGGAATAGAAGTTAGAAAGATAATAGTTAATGATGATATTGCTGTTGAAAACAGTACTTATACAGTTGGAAGAAGAGGAATTGCAGGAACTGTTCTTGTTCATAAAATGGTTGGAGCTGCTGCTGAAAAAGGATATTCACTTGAAAAACTTGAAGAGTTTGGAAACAAAGTTATAAGTAGAACTAAAACTATGGGAATGTCACTAAAACCTTGTTATGTTCCTACAACTGGAAAAATGAGTTTTGAACTACCTGAAGATGAAGTTGAAATTGGATTAGGTATTCATGGAGAGCCTGGAACTCATAGAGAAAAGATGCAAAATGCTGATGCTCATGTAGATTACTTATTAGATAAACTTTTAGCTGAATCAAATCTAGCTGAAAATGATGAAGTTGCTGTTTTAGTAAATGGACTTGGAGAAACTACACTGATTGAATTATTTATAATCAACAATAGAGTTGCTGATGTTCTTGCATCAAAAAATATAAAAGTATTTGATACAGTAGTTGGAAACTATATGACTTCACTAGATATGGGAGGATTCTCAATCACTCTTGTTAAACTAGATGATGAAATGAAAGAGATGTTAAAAGCTAAAGCTGATACTCCAGCTTTCAAAAGATTTTAGGAGGAAAATAGATGGAATTACTAGAAATAATTAAAAAAGTAAGTGATACAATTATTGAAAACAAAGATTATTTAACTGATCTTGATAGAGAGATTGGAGATGGAGATCACGGAGTAAACCTAGCTAGAGGTTTTGAAAAGATTGAGGCTGAATTACCAAAAATGGCTGATATGAAACCTGCTGACATCTTCAATAAGATGACTATGTTACTTATGTCAAATGTTGGTGGAGCATCAGGGGCATTATACGCAACTGCTCTTATGAAAGCAACTGCTTACTTAAAGAAAAAGGATGAGATAGATGCAAATGATGTAGTGGCTATTTGGGATGAAATGATAAAGGGTATTCAAATGAGAGGTAAAGCAGTTAAGGGAGAAAAGACAATGCTAGATACACAAATCCCTGCTTATGAGGCTTTAAAATCTGCTGTTGAAGGTGGAAAGGATATTAAAGAAGCTTTTAAAGATGCTTTAACTCAAGGTGAAATTGGAATGAACTCTACAAAGGATATTATTGCCACTAAAGGTAGAGCAAGTTATTTAGGTGAAAGAAGTATAGGACATCTTGACCCTGGATCTGTTTCTTCATACTTAATAATCAAAACTATCTGTGAAGAGTTAAATAAATAGAGGTGAAAAAATGGTAGGAATAGTAGTCGTTTCACATAGTGAAAAGTTAGCTCATGAAGTTATTGAGCTATGTAATGAGATGAAAAAATATGATTTCCCTGTGATCAATGGTAGTGGAACTGATGGTGGAAACTTAGGTTCAGATCCTATGAGAATAAAAGATGCTATTGAGAAAGCATATACTAATGAGGGAGTTTTAATATTCTGTGACATTGGAAGTTCTATTTTAAATAGTGAAATGGCTATGGAATTTCTTGATGAGAGTTATGATAGAGCAAAAATTAAAATTGCTGATGCTCCAATAGTTGAGGGAACTCTTATGGCTATGGCTATTAATGATGAAAAGGCAAATATTGATAGCATAGAAGAGGAATTGGCAGAGTTAAAAAACTTTAATAAGGTTTAAGCTATATTTATTAAGGGCACTTTTAAAGCAAGTGCTCTTTTTTTACTTACTTTAGCTATGATTTTTGAAATATTAATATAAAAAATACAAACTACGCTTATTTTCTTAATTAAAAATTTTAAGTGTAGTTTGTATAAAAGTTTAATAAAATTATTTTTTGAACATGAAATATACTGCCCCTATCATACAAAGGAAAGCATATATGTAATTTAATCTAAACTCTTGTTTTAAGTATAAAACTGAAAATCCTGAAAAAACTATCAATGTAATAACCTCTTGAATTATCTTTAATTGAGCTACTGTAAAGTATTGTGCACCTATTCTATTAGCTGGAATTGAAAAACAATATTCAAAAAAAGCTATTCCCCAACTTGATAATATAGCAAAAATTAAAGCACTTTTAGTATTTTTTAAATGCCCATACCAAGCAAAAGACATAAAAATATTAGAAATAAATAATAAACAGATTGGTAAAAATTTCATAAAATCCTCCTAGAAATATAGTTCTAAAAGGGATTTTACTTCAAATTAAAAAAAATTTCAAGTTTTTTATTAAATTTACTACATTTTATTTGATAATCTCTTTTAATTTGACCCAAAAATTTTTTTTATCACTTTTTCCCTCTATACTTCTTATCTCTTTTCTAAGAAATATTTTTAATTTATTGTTAGGACAAATATTACACATTTTAGCATGACATATTCTACAACTTCCCTCTATTTTATCTAATTTTTCCTTATACTCTCTTAATTTCTCCATATTCCATCACCAATTTTATTATAGCATAAAGTTTATTAAAAAAGTATAGTTTTATCAGAGATTTTTTCTTCCTTAAAATCAAAATATTTATTCAATTTTTAAGCAAAAAATGATAATATATATGTATTAATTAAAAGATAGAGGTTGCTTTTATGGAAAAAGTTAATAAAAAAGAAAAAAAAATAATATTAGTAAATAAAGAAAATTTTAAAACTTCTATAACTGAAATTTTAAGTAATTCTAATGTAAATTACTTAGTTCTTTTGCAATTTAAGAATAATTTAGACGAAAATTTTTCTATGTTAGATGAATTAAAAAGATATTTTCTTGGAAAAAATAGATATGGTTATCTAAAAAATACAGTTATTTTTAGTGATAGGGAATATTTGGCTAATGATTTAGGAGTACATGGGATTATAACCATAAAAAATCTAGAAAATTTTGATGTAAACAAATTAAATACTCTATATGAAAATTTTAATTTTGAAGAAAAAACAATTGATGATTTTCTTAAAGATAATTCAATTGCTTTAGAATATAAATTAGATTTATATAATTATATAGACCCTTGGATTACATCAATCAATGGTGTTGGAATTTTAACTATAAGTGACAAAAATTATGATAAAATTATGTGCAATTATCATAAGGTAAAAAGATTATATCCAGATATAACTATTGTTGTTTTAAAAGGTAAGGATGATTCTCGTCCTTTAAGTTTATTAAAAATGATAGGAGCTGATGCTCATATTACTTTAGGAATCACAAATATAAAAAATATTTCTTATACTAAAAGATTAGATGCTTTAGTTTACAATAGAAGTCCATATTCTGAAAAAAATATAAGAAATTTTATATTTGAAGTATTAAAAAATAAAAATTTTGAAAATGCTCTTTTTAATTTTAGAGATTTTATGGGAATAGCACCTAAAAATTTTGAAGCTGATATTTTTTATGATGAAGAAGAGGAAATAAATAAAAAAGAAAAAAAATTTTTTAAATTAAAAGTTACTACTTTAAGAAAAAATGAGATATCTAAAGATAAAATAGAGAAAGAAAGTATAATTTTATATAAATGTGAAGAAAATTGTAAAAAAGAAATGTTTTATTTTGAAAAAATAGATAAAATAGAATAACCAGCAAAATATTATAAAAAGGTTCAAATTAAAAAATTTAATTTGAACCTTTTTTATTTACTTATAATATATCTTCTTTATCATCTATAACTTCTACTGTTCCAATATATTTTATATCTCCAAACCCTAAAATTAGATAAAAAATAAAACCTAAAAAAGCAAGTCCTACTCCAAAAAGAAAACTCTTTCCAAAAGCTCTAGCTACAGCTATATTTATTAAAAATACAACTATAACATTCACTACTGGAATAAATATAAGAATAAACCACCACCAAGGTTTATTAGCTATTTTTGTTATAAGTACAAATATATTATAGAATGGTATTAATGATTTCCAGCCAGCAACTCCTGCTTTTTCAAAAACTTTCCACATTCCTATAATAAGCAATACATAAAGTACAAAACTAATCATAACTTCCTCCTAAAAATATAAAATTATTTTATTTAGTTTTTTTAACTAGTCTATAATACCCTTTTTCATTTTTCTCAACTTTTCCATTTTTTAGTAAATTTCCCATAGCTCTTTTAAAAGCTTTTTTACTCATGTTAAAGTAATCTATAATCTCTTCTGGACTACTTTTATCAGTGAACCCAAAACTATCTCCTAACAATCTCATTTTACCAAGTATAAGTTCAGCATCCTCGTCTATTTGGATATATGCTCTCTCTCTCGGTGTTAAATCTATTTTTCCATCTTCTCTAACTCTAATAACTCTAGCTTCTATCTCATCTCCAACTTTATAATCTTTAAAATACTCAATTTTAGGAATAAGTCCAAAATATCTATCTTCTACTGCTACAAAAACTCCAATATTTGGCTCTATTCTATATACAGTTCCAGAAACTATATCATTTTTCTTAATAGAAGTTGATGGAAGAAGGAATTTATAGATTTTCATTGTTGCTGAAAGTCTTCCTTTACTATCTTCATATATTCCAACTAAATATTTTTTACCTACTTCAACTTGTATCTCTTGTTGTCCTCTAGGAAGAAGTAACTCTTTTTTTAATCCCCAATCCATAAAAGCTCCTAATTTAGGATTTACATCTGTAACCTCTAATTTAGCTAAAGTTCCAACAAGAGCTTCAGTTTTTCTAAAAGTTGCCACTGGTCTATCTTCAGAGTCCATATATATTAAAACTTCTACCTCGTCTCCCTCTTTTAACTCTCTTTCTTCTAATTCATTATTTGGAAGAAGTATACTTATATCCTCTATTTCCTCTCCCTCTTTTTCAACCTCAGTAAGATAAGCTCCTACACTTGTAAATCTATCAACTATCATTTTTTGTCTTTTACCTATTTTTATCATTAATTCGTCTCTCCTTAAATAAAATATTAGATTTTATTATACCTTTTATTCTAATTATTTACAAGAATAATTTTTTTATTTCTAATTTAAAATTCTCTCTTTCTTCATTGTTTATCCACTCTTTTAAAGCAAATTCATTAGTAAAAATAGATTTTACTACACTCGGATTTTCTCCTAATACTACTATATTTTCTCCTAAAGTTATTGCTGTATCAATATCATGTGTAATTAAAATAATCGTTTTCTTTTCTAATTCTTGTAATTTTATTAAATCTTTAACAATCTCATTTTTTATCTTTATATCTAAAAATTCAAAAGGCTCATCCATAAACATATAATTTGAAGGAAAAGCAAATGCACGAGCTATTCCAACTCTTCTTTTCATTCCTCCACTTAACATATTAGGAAATTCTTTTTCACTTCCTCCTAAATTAACCATGCTTAAATATTTTTTTATCCTTTGATCAATTTTTGCTTTTTCAACTTTTCCTTTTAAAACAAATTTAATATTATCATAAACACTTTTCCAAGGAATTAAGGTATCATCTTGAAAAACATATGAAATTCCATTTTTATGTTCCCTTTCAAATATAACTTCCCCGTTATAATCTTTTATCTTTCCAGCTATTATATTTAAAAGAGTAGATTTACCACAGCCAGATTCTCCTAGAATAGCTGTAATTTTCCCTTCTTCTAACTTAATATCTATACCGCCTAATACTTTTTTATCTCCATAAGATTTCACTATATTTTTTAGATACACTATTATTTCCTCCATCTATTAAGCTTTAAATTGAAATTTTTTATTGTAATTTCAATTAGAAAGTTTACAAGAATTATTATAATTATCCAAGCAAATATAGTAGCACTTTCAAGATATATTTTTCCCATAAATATTTCTCCCCCTATAGAAAGTGAATCTTGAGCCAATACTTCTCCTGCTATTATCACTTTTAAAGTAAGCCCTATTATAGCTGAAAGACTTGGAGCTAAGAAAAAATATACTCCTGATAGATAAATATCCTTAAATATTAAAAATTTAGATACATTATATATTTTCGCCATTTTTACTAAGTCATTATCTATTGATTCTATCCCACCTAGAATATTTTCATATATAATTGGTAAAACAATCATCATTCCAGCAAAAAATGGAACAAACTCTACTTTGCTCCATATTAATACTAAAATTATAACTGCTATTGTAGGAATTGATTTTATAAAGTTAATAAATGGAAAAAATATTAGATAAAAAAATTTATATCTATATGATAAAACTCCTAGCATACTTCCTAAAAAAAATGAGACCACAAGACTTATAGTTGCTTTTTTTAAAGTATTAAAAAGTATTATTAAAAAATCTCTATTTTTTATAATATTAACTAAAGAATTAAAAATATCTAATATATCTGGAAAAATCATTGAATTTCCAATAATTCTTGCAATAATTTCCCATACTCCAATAAAAATTACTGGTGATAAGAAAAGATAATTATTTTGATATGAATATCTCTTCATCAGGAATTTTTCCTCCAATAGCTTTTTTATTATTTTCTGCTATCTCTTTAAAATATATCATATATTCATTTTTTCCTTCCACTGCAGTTGTAAAGT includes:
- the dhaK gene encoding dihydroxyacetone kinase subunit DhaK gives rise to the protein MKKMINNPENIVNEMVNGMLKAYPNSLRQVEDLPVIARKEKKEGKVALISGGGSGHEPSHAGFVGCGMLDAAVAGEVFTSPSADKVYEAIKAVDSGAGVLLIIKNYSGDVMNFEMAAEMAGMEGIEVRKIIVNDDIAVENSTYTVGRRGIAGTVLVHKMVGAAAEKGYSLEKLEEFGNKVISRTKTMGMSLKPCYVPTTGKMSFELPEDEVEIGLGIHGEPGTHREKMQNADAHVDYLLDKLLAESNLAENDEVAVLVNGLGETTLIELFIINNRVADVLASKNIKVFDTVVGNYMTSLDMGGFSITLVKLDDEMKEMLKAKADTPAFKRF
- a CDS encoding TIM barrel protein → MKKLLNISDFPNDDENLRMMEKYQKKYNFDGFEIIKFDLEKDSSKLKDKIIGYHMRFFPMWLDIYLGKYNMIKEKFSDKMDRFYWCGGDTKEDVITYYKKDLQRAKELGVEYVVFHACYVDDDGSLTYQFPYTDKEVLEGVVSLINDVFKNEDFQFTLLLENLWWAGLKLNSKSEMKLLLNKIEYKNIGFILDTSHMLNTNFNLKNLDEGIDYIIENIDKMEELKQYIYGVHLSWSLSGDYVSKMIKKHRKSQKEREKAKKKIYEYVGQIDYHYPFEDNRIMKVLNKLSLKWLVYEFLYYNDEELEEKVIKQEKIFS
- the yqeB gene encoding selenium-dependent molybdenum cofactor biosynthesis protein YqeB encodes the protein MRNKDDVIIVRGGGDIASGAIQKLYRSGFKVLVLETETPSAIRRKVSFCEAVYEKEIEIEGIKARLVANDEDFQDCWDNDIVPVMIDSRGKVIERLKPLAVVDGILAKQNFGTKRSMAPITVALGPGFSAPEDVDIVIETMRGHNLGRIIEEGRASENTGVPGIIAGVGIERVIYSDYSGIITNIEKIGNVVEKGDVIAVVGDNEIYTSISGVLRGIIRDGYKVKKGLKIADIDPRISEKDNCFTISDKARNIGGAVLESILYLKKKKGL
- a CDS encoding ABC transporter substrate-binding protein, producing the protein MRKLFAIITIFTLSILSLGKEYKRIASGSPAVSEILYELGLKDNIIAMDKNSDVKGLENIPKVSFYNISMEEMLGLKADLVIFSTFNKAEKNSFVTLMEKNGTDVIYLPDITSIEDIYTSIRVIGEQIERVPEGEKIIAKIKEDIKNITDKSEKIEKRKKVYFEISPYPNMYTFGKGVFMNEMLEKAGVENIFKDQKGWFIPILEAIAVKNPDLIFTSTYQLDNPIKELEQRENWRIIKAIKEKKIYHIEKEVVRPSVKVAEMIREIFEISYPELKD
- a CDS encoding cobyric acid synthase produces the protein MHKKVMIQGTGSSVGKSIITAGLCRIFAQDGYRVSPFKSQNMALNSFVDIDGLEMGRAQVVQAEAAKELPRAFMNPILLKPNSDNNSQIIIEGIPSKNMNAADYFSNSTELKEIAKRNYKVIEDNFDIGVLEGGGSPAEINLRQWDLVNMGMAELVDAPVILVGNIETGGVFASLYGNIALLDEEDRKRIKGVIINKFRGDVELLKPGIKMFEDRLQNEGFNIKVLGVVPYINLNIEEEDVLAKKLTTNTNEKKDINISVIRTNKMSNYTDFDALSQYPDVALNYIYDVKELGNEDIIILPGSKNTITDLEMLKENGIFDKIRELHNKGTTVVGICGGFQMLGKEIFDPYHIESNLEKTAGFEILDTFTTMEKIKYTHQVEKTLSKIKSPLLKGCNGLIVKGYEIHQGVTKGNEVNLTNENNLIFIAKDNAFGTYIHGIFDNGEFTRKFLNNIRERKGLAPIDNNFSFSEFKEKEYDKLANHLRENLNIEEIYKILK
- a CDS encoding TSUP family transporter; protein product: MFEELLTLKFLVLAVLCFLGSFIDSIAGGGGLITLPAYMASGLPPHLALGTNKMSGLFSSIGSSINYARSGKVNWTLMKYLLPFSFTGAFIGVKAVIRTSAEYISYIVFVALVLVFLYTLFNKKIGQENEFEGLTKKNLIQGAIMALVIGFYNGFLGPGTGSFLAFFLIKIFKYDFINGNGNARILNLAGNITGFLVFLANGKILLNYGIPISIVMFLGAQCGSHCAILKGNKFIKPIFLIVTVLTILKMFFQLF
- a CDS encoding XdhC family protein; protein product: MEEKILKEIFERVNRGEKAGLVTVTETSGSTPRKAGTIMGIFKDSIIGTIGGGNIEYKLINLTREMLDTDDICKEFSYNLTTDDELRMNCGGNMKGVVKIFSPSPKLLICGAGHIGQKIFNISKNLSFNTKIIDDREELKKDCPELTLGDFEDILKNEVITGETYIVIATRGHLLDEKVLNLVKDRGAKYIGIIGSRRKITALKENLGECSDNIYAPIGLKISDGTPEEIAIEILAEILKIKNNGELVHRSIMNL
- the dhaL gene encoding dihydroxyacetone kinase subunit DhaL, whose product is MELLEIIKKVSDTIIENKDYLTDLDREIGDGDHGVNLARGFEKIEAELPKMADMKPADIFNKMTMLLMSNVGGASGALYATALMKATAYLKKKDEIDANDVVAIWDEMIKGIQMRGKAVKGEKTMLDTQIPAYEALKSAVEGGKDIKEAFKDALTQGEIGMNSTKDIIATKGRASYLGERSIGHLDPGSVSSYLIIKTICEELNK